Below is a window of Christensenella minuta DNA.
AATGACCGATAGTGTCGCCAAGCTCGGTTTCGATCACATCGCGCGCTTCCTCGTAAGAAAAAGGCGCGACGGAATCCTGCAGCTTCTGCAGCTGCTTTGCCACGTTTTCCGTGACGATATCCGTGCGCGTGGAAAGAATCTGCCCGAGCTTTACAAAGGTAGGACCAAGCTCCTCGCACATCCTGCGGATGCGCTCGCCTACGGAGGGCATATTGTGCTTCTGCTCCTGCTCAAAAATTTTTTGGGGATTTTTGGACAGGGTGGATTTGACAAATAAAAAACCAAGCCCGTTCCTGTTGAAAGCGGACAATATTTCCCGATACCGTTGCAAATTCCTGGAAGCGATAACCCATTCCCTCCTTAAGGCAAAACAAAATACCGCAGCTTATCCGGCTGCGCTGTCAGGCAGAGGCCGGACGATTACTTTTCGTCCGCTTTTGCGGCAGCAAGCTCTTCCTTGATGATTTCGCGGATATCTTCCTTGGTGACGCGCGTATCCGCGGTGAGGCCGACGTCCTGAAGCGTCGTGCGGACCTCGTCCTTCACCATACGGGAGATTTCCTCACGCTGCGCTTCGCCTTTTTTGATTAGGTCGTTGGCAAAGCCCTGCGCATCCTTACGCTGCACCTCGCCCTTGGCGACCATCTTTTCCACCAGGTCCTCGATCTTCTCGCGGGAATAGGCGAACAAGCCCATGCCGAAATTGATGCTGTCCTCTATGATATTAGCCATTGAAATAGCCTCCTTTTTATCTTTAATCTTATTATAACGCATCTGGAAATAAAGTAAACTGTG
It encodes the following:
- a CDS encoding phasin family protein, which gives rise to MANIIEDSINFGMGLFAYSREKIEDLVEKMVAKGEVQRKDAQGFANDLIKKGEAQREEISRMVKDEVRTTLQDVGLTADTRVTKEDIREIIKEELAAAKADEK